The nucleotide sequence TTCGGCGGCGTCATAGCTTCTATCAGCTTTGCGATCATTGCGGATCTATTTCCTCTGGAAGTTAGAGGAAGAGTGATGGGGCTTGTGATGACGGCGTTTGCAGCCAGCCAAGTTTTCGGTCTTCCGATCGGTGTATTTTTCTCTAATATTTGGGGATGGCAATCTCCTTTTTGGATGATCGCACTTATCAGCGGCCTTGTAGGAATTGCGGCAATTTTTAATCTGCAACCTATCGTTTCTCATTTGAGCGAAAAAACGGAAAATAAGGCGATCAAACATTTGGTCGTAACCGCCGGGAATCCAAATTATCTTCCGGGATTTTTGGCGATAATGCTTTTGGCAACTGGCGGATATATGCTTATGCCGTTCGGTTCCGCATTCAGTGTTCATAATTTAGGGATTTCTTTAGAAGATCTTCCTTTAGTATATTTTGTAACGGGAATCGTAAGTATGGCGGCCGGACCTTTGATCGGTAGGGCGGCGGATAAATTCGGAAAGTATTCTGTATTTTTATACTCTTCGTTAATCACCTGTATGATCCTATTCTATTATACGTCAATGGGGATCTCTCCTCTCTGGTTTGTGATACTGATCAATTCCGCATTATTCATCGTGATAACGGGAAGGGTAATTTCTGCTAATGCGTTGAATTCCGCCATGCCTGAGCTGAGAGATAGGGGAGCCTATATGGCGATCAGTTCTTCTTTACAACAATTATCCGGAGGAATTGCTTCTTACGCAGCTGGACTGATCGTCATCCAGACACCGAGCGGATATATCCAAGGTTATCCGAACCTGGGTTACGTAGTGATTACGGCCATTTTGGTAACTGCAGCCATCATGTATAAGGTGAATGAATACGTTCAATCCAAACAATCTGCTCCTGTAAAAAACGAACCGGAAGCGGCTCTCGTTTCGGAAATCTGAGTGAAATTTTTCTCAGAGAAGAAGGGTGAATTCTTCTCTGAGAAATTCAAGAACCACTAGCGGTGATCTTCTATATTCGGATTGCTTTTAAAAGCGGATCTCCTATCCTTCTTACCTTATGAGCGATATAGAAGTTACGGTTCTTAGTACCCCCGAAAATTACAAAACAATCCTTCGAAGTAAAAACCACGAAGTAATCGCGGATGAATCCAAGGAAGATGGTGGAGGGGATCTCGGACCTTCTCCTCATGAATACCTTCTTCTTTCCTTGGGAGCTTGTACTGATATTACTATTCGAATGTATGCACAAAGAAAAAAAATGGCTCTGAAAGAAGTGATTGTGGAACTGAATCTCACAAAATGGACAGATCATACAGAGATCCAAAGGATCGTAAAACTGGAAGGAAATT is from Leptospira sp. WS58.C1 and encodes:
- a CDS encoding MFS transporter, producing the protein MKFTFSKYQIFVVALLAFIQFTVVLDFMILSPLGVQVMEQLKISTSKFGLVVSAYAFSAGISGILAAGFADRFDRKKMLLFFYGGFVLGTVLCGIAPNYEFLLFARIVTGLFGGVIASISFAIIADLFPLEVRGRVMGLVMTAFAASQVFGLPIGVFFSNIWGWQSPFWMIALISGLVGIAAIFNLQPIVSHLSEKTENKAIKHLVVTAGNPNYLPGFLAIMLLATGGYMLMPFGSAFSVHNLGISLEDLPLVYFVTGIVSMAAGPLIGRAADKFGKYSVFLYSSLITCMILFYYTSMGISPLWFVILINSALFIVITGRVISANALNSAMPELRDRGAYMAISSSLQQLSGGIASYAAGLIVIQTPSGYIQGYPNLGYVVITAILVTAAIMYKVNEYVQSKQSAPVKNEPEAALVSEI
- a CDS encoding OsmC family protein, whose translation is MSDIEVTVLSTPENYKTILRSKNHEVIADESKEDGGGDLGPSPHEYLLLSLGACTDITIRMYAQRKKMALKEVIVELNLTKWTDHTEIQRIVKLEGNLSEQERERLLQVANACPVHKTLTHPIQIETKLG